The Luteimonas sp. YGD11-2 genome has a window encoding:
- the flgG gene encoding flagellar basal-body rod protein FlgG gives MNQALWVAKTGLDAQQTRMSVVANNLANTNTTGFKRDRANFEDLLYQQVRQPGGATSAQTQLPSGLQLGTGVRVVSTAKDFQQGNPQQTGRALDVMINGRGFFEVLMPDGTPAYTRDGGFQVNAQGELVTSSGYPVQPGIQVPEGAQSMTIGKDGTISVQVAGEAQALEIGALTITDFINPAGLQARGENLYLETTASGPAQNGTPGLNGLGQLEQGSLEGSNVNVVEELVSMIETQRAYEMNAKAISTTDSMLGYLNNNV, from the coding sequence ATGAACCAGGCTCTCTGGGTCGCCAAGACCGGACTGGACGCGCAGCAGACGCGGATGTCGGTGGTGGCCAACAACCTCGCCAACACCAACACCACCGGTTTCAAGCGCGATCGCGCCAACTTCGAGGACCTGCTGTACCAGCAGGTGCGCCAGCCGGGCGGCGCCACGTCGGCGCAGACGCAGCTGCCGTCCGGCCTGCAGCTGGGCACCGGCGTGCGGGTGGTCTCCACCGCCAAGGATTTCCAGCAGGGCAACCCGCAGCAGACCGGCCGCGCCCTCGACGTGATGATCAACGGCCGCGGGTTCTTCGAGGTACTGATGCCCGACGGCACCCCCGCCTACACCCGCGACGGCGGCTTCCAGGTCAACGCGCAGGGCGAGCTGGTCACCAGCAGCGGCTATCCGGTGCAGCCCGGCATCCAGGTGCCGGAAGGCGCGCAGTCGATGACCATCGGCAAGGACGGCACGATCAGCGTGCAGGTCGCCGGCGAGGCGCAGGCGCTGGAGATCGGCGCACTCACCATCACCGATTTCATCAATCCCGCCGGCCTGCAGGCACGTGGCGAGAACCTCTATCTCGAGACCACGGCATCCGGCCCTGCGCAGAACGGCACCCCGGGCCTCAATGGCCTTGGCCAGCTCGAGCAGGGGTCGCTTGAAGGCAGCAACGTCAACGTGGTCGAGGAGCTGGTCAGCATGATCGAGACCCAGCGCGCCTACGAGATGAACGCCAAGGCGATCTCGACCACCGACTCGATGCTGGGCTACCTCAACAACAACGTCTGA
- a CDS encoding flagellar basal body rod protein FlgF produces MDKALYVAMTGARSTLQAQGTVSHNLANADTAGFKAALANTRAYRVEGPGHASRIDALHVDQGFDSRVGAQRVTGNPLDVSLRPDRWLSVQSPDGGEAYTRAGNLSLTPNGQLVTAGGHPLLDEQGQPIALPPHQALDIGHDGTVSIIPLGEGPQTMAVVGRIRVVDATPERLTRGLDGLMRNAQPEQPLAQAAGDVMTTGTLEGSNVDAAGALVQMIQLQRQFEMQVKLIQRGDDNAQAANSLLRLGG; encoded by the coding sequence ATGGACAAGGCCCTCTACGTCGCGATGACCGGCGCGCGCTCCACCCTGCAGGCGCAGGGCACGGTGTCGCACAACCTCGCCAACGCCGACACCGCGGGCTTCAAGGCGGCGCTGGCCAACACCCGCGCCTACCGTGTCGAGGGGCCGGGACATGCATCGCGCATCGATGCACTGCATGTCGACCAGGGCTTCGACAGCCGGGTCGGTGCCCAGCGCGTCACCGGCAACCCGCTGGATGTGTCGCTGCGACCCGACCGCTGGCTGTCGGTGCAGTCGCCCGATGGCGGCGAGGCCTATACCCGCGCCGGAAACCTGTCGCTGACGCCGAACGGCCAGCTGGTCACCGCCGGCGGGCATCCACTGCTCGACGAGCAGGGGCAGCCGATCGCACTGCCGCCGCACCAGGCGCTCGACATCGGCCATGACGGCACGGTGTCGATCATCCCGCTGGGCGAAGGCCCGCAGACCATGGCCGTGGTCGGCCGCATCCGCGTGGTCGATGCCACGCCGGAGCGGCTGACGCGTGGCCTCGACGGGCTGATGCGCAACGCGCAGCCCGAACAGCCGCTGGCCCAGGCCGCCGGCGACGTGATGACCACCGGCACGCTGGAAGGCAGCAATGTCGATGCCGCCGGCGCGCTGGTGCAGATGATCCAGCTGCAGCGCCAGTTCGAGATGCAGGTGAAGCTGATCCAGCGCGGCGACGACAACGCCCAGGCCGCCAACAGCCTGCTGCGCCTGGGCGGCTGA
- the flgE gene encoding flagellar hook protein FlgE produces MSFNTSLSGINAANANLNVTANNIANVNTTGFKESRAEFADLFSNSTYGLARNAIGSGVKLSNVAQQFSQGNIDPTGRSLDMAVDGEGFFTLNKNGARVYSRAGNFQTDAQGFVGTPDGARLQVYPPREGADGFDIGRVGDLQLLTTDSPPQQTSRVNLMFTLPGNAAQPAITAFDPSEPNSYNASTGGITVFDSLGVSHVQTSYFVKTANPNEWQVHNYVDGQPAGTPVTLEFSDSGALVAPADGRIALDPFTPSTGAGVLELNLDLAGSTQYGERFQLRDTRQDGYAAGKLNEISISGDGVVFARYSNGADRPLGQIALSTFVNPQGLQAQGENTWAESYASGAPRTGAPDSSDFGQIQAGALESSTVDLTAQLVNMITAQRNFQANAQMISTQDQITQTVINIR; encoded by the coding sequence ATGAGCTTCAACACCTCGCTGTCCGGCATCAACGCGGCCAACGCCAACCTCAACGTCACCGCGAACAACATCGCCAACGTCAACACCACCGGCTTCAAGGAGTCGCGTGCGGAGTTCGCCGACCTGTTCTCCAACAGCACCTACGGCCTGGCGCGCAACGCCATCGGTTCCGGCGTGAAGCTCAGCAACGTGGCGCAGCAGTTCTCGCAGGGCAACATCGACCCCACCGGGCGCAGCCTGGACATGGCGGTCGACGGCGAAGGCTTCTTCACCCTGAACAAGAACGGCGCACGCGTCTATTCGCGTGCCGGCAATTTCCAGACCGATGCACAGGGCTTCGTCGGCACGCCGGATGGCGCACGCCTGCAGGTCTACCCGCCGCGCGAAGGCGCCGACGGTTTCGACATCGGCCGCGTCGGCGACCTGCAGCTGCTCACCACCGACAGCCCGCCCCAGCAGACCAGCCGGGTCAACCTGATGTTCACCCTGCCCGGCAACGCCGCGCAGCCGGCCATCACCGCCTTCGACCCCAGCGAGCCCAACAGCTACAACGCATCGACCGGCGGCATCACCGTGTTCGATTCGCTGGGCGTGAGCCACGTGCAGACCTCGTACTTCGTCAAGACCGCGAATCCGAACGAGTGGCAGGTGCACAACTATGTCGACGGGCAGCCGGCCGGCACCCCGGTGACGCTGGAGTTCTCCGATTCCGGCGCGCTGGTCGCCCCGGCCGATGGGCGCATCGCGCTGGATCCGTTCACCCCGTCCACCGGGGCCGGCGTGCTCGAGCTCAACCTCGACCTGGCCGGGTCCACCCAGTACGGCGAGCGCTTCCAGCTGCGCGATACCCGCCAGGACGGCTATGCCGCCGGCAAGCTCAACGAGATCAGCATCTCCGGCGACGGCGTGGTGTTCGCACGCTATTCCAACGGTGCCGACCGGCCGCTGGGGCAGATCGCGCTGTCGACCTTCGTCAATCCGCAGGGGTTGCAGGCGCAGGGCGAGAACACCTGGGCGGAAAGCTACGCCTCCGGTGCGCCGCGGACCGGTGCTCCGGACAGCTCGGACTTCGGCCAGATCCAGGCCGGTGCACTGGAGTCGTCGACCGTCGACCTGACCGCGCAGCTGGTGAACATGATCACCGCGCAGCGCAACTTCCAGGCCAACGCGCAGATGATCTCCACCCAGGACCAGATCACCCAGACGGTGATCAACATCAGGTAA
- a CDS encoding flagellar hook capping FlgD N-terminal domain-containing protein, with the protein MTSISSDVLNNLGIGGGAGKAGADKRSESLGQADFLRLMTEQLKHQDPLNPMENSAFLGQMAQFSTVQGIQALNGTVSGFANAMAGDQLMRGAALVGREVVLPSAKVALGTDGDASGLVAAPAPGLVTFDITDASGQPVRQIVVPADAAGEVPFAWDGTNAAGERMPPGAYAITAKHVAGNGNSTTLSTYVRGRVDSVSVGADGLYLDIQGLGTAPVGHVLRVG; encoded by the coding sequence ATGACCAGCATTTCCAGCGATGTGCTCAACAACCTCGGTATCGGTGGTGGTGCCGGCAAGGCCGGTGCCGACAAGCGCAGCGAATCGCTCGGCCAGGCCGACTTCCTGCGCCTGATGACCGAACAGCTCAAGCACCAGGACCCGCTCAATCCGATGGAGAACAGCGCGTTCCTCGGGCAGATGGCGCAGTTCTCCACCGTGCAGGGCATCCAGGCGCTCAACGGCACCGTCAGCGGCTTCGCCAATGCGATGGCCGGCGACCAGCTGATGCGCGGTGCGGCGCTGGTCGGGCGCGAGGTGGTGCTGCCGTCGGCCAAGGTGGCCCTCGGCACCGATGGCGATGCCAGCGGGCTGGTCGCGGCGCCCGCGCCCGGCCTGGTGACCTTCGACATCACCGATGCCAGCGGCCAGCCGGTGCGGCAGATCGTGGTGCCGGCCGACGCCGCCGGTGAAGTGCCGTTCGCCTGGGACGGCACCAATGCCGCCGGCGAGCGCATGCCGCCGGGGGCGTATGCCATCACCGCGAAACATGTCGCCGGCAATGGCAACAGCACCACCCTGAGCACCTATGTGCGCGGTCGCGTCGACAGCGTATCGGTGGGTGCCGATGGCCTCTATCTCGACATCCAGGGCCTCGGCACCGCGCCGGTCGGCCACGTCCTGCGCGTCGGCTGA
- the flgC gene encoding flagellar basal body rod protein FlgC has translation MSNLPIFDVAGSALQAQSVRLSTLASNMANAGSVAGSPDQVYKPLEPVFRATAHGSDPALTGVQVAGVVERDTPPIQRYEPGHPLADEQGYVYAPDIDPVAQMVNMISASRSYQAGVEMLNTAKELAVATLSMGR, from the coding sequence ATGAGCAACCTGCCGATCTTCGACGTCGCCGGCTCCGCCCTGCAGGCGCAGTCGGTGCGCCTGAGCACCCTCGCCAGCAACATGGCCAATGCCGGCTCCGTTGCCGGCTCGCCCGACCAGGTCTACAAGCCGCTGGAGCCGGTATTCCGCGCCACCGCGCACGGCAGCGACCCCGCGCTGACCGGCGTGCAGGTGGCCGGTGTCGTCGAGCGCGACACACCGCCCATCCAGCGCTACGAACCCGGCCACCCGCTGGCCGACGAACAGGGCTACGTGTACGCGCCCGATATCGACCCGGTTGCGCAGATGGTCAACATGATTTCCGCCTCGCGCAGCTACCAGGCCGGCGTGGAGATGCTCAATACCGCCAAGGAGCTCGCCGTGGCGACCCTGAGCATGGGCCGCTGA
- the flgB gene encoding flagellar basal body rod protein FlgB encodes MSNLISSYMGLQADALPLREQRLKLIASNLANADTPGYQARDLDFNAALAAAARTRDAGSVAAASREPRPGHIPVPGLDDALQPFTTARVAAQPSLDGNTVDPDAERAAYGRAALEYRASLSFMESKVRTLLTAITGQ; translated from the coding sequence ATGTCCAATCTGATCTCGTCGTACATGGGCCTGCAGGCCGATGCACTGCCGTTGCGCGAGCAGCGGCTGAAGCTGATCGCCAGCAACCTGGCCAATGCCGACACCCCCGGCTACCAGGCCCGCGACCTCGACTTCAACGCCGCGCTGGCCGCCGCTGCGCGTACCCGCGACGCCGGCAGCGTCGCGGCGGCGTCGCGCGAGCCCCGCCCCGGTCACATTCCCGTTCCAGGCCTCGACGACGCCCTGCAGCCGTTCACCACGGCCCGTGTCGCCGCGCAGCCCAGCCTGGATGGCAACACCGTCGATCCCGATGCCGAGCGCGCCGCCTATGGCCGCGCGGCACTCGAATACCGCGCCTCGCTGAGCTTCATGGAATCGAAGGTGCGCACCCTCCTGACCGCCATCACCGGACAGTAA
- a CDS encoding chemotaxis protein, translating to MSQDLLDRIDQRTRLAGHNRLALLLFRLGGRQLFGVNVFKVQEVLRRPGLFRVPGLPEQFAGVADVRGRSVPVLDLGLAIAHPERANDTPAYMVVTEFNRSVQGFLVSEVERIVNIAVEDIHPPPDLGAEGSYLTAVTRYQGELIQVIDVESVLADISQARMDAELPPEYALPADAPPMQVLVVDDSRVARQQIRSVLDQLGVGVTLLSDGRQALDHLLQLHASGEPPSQRYAMIVSDIEMPAMDGYTLTTEIRRHPGLADLFVLLHTSLSGVFNTSMVQSVGANAFVAKYSPHELAEYVLKRLNEVAASAGGRRVA from the coding sequence ATGTCCCAGGACCTGCTCGACCGCATCGACCAGCGCACCCGCCTCGCCGGCCACAACCGGCTGGCGTTGCTGCTCTTCCGCCTGGGCGGACGCCAGCTTTTTGGCGTCAACGTCTTCAAGGTGCAGGAGGTGCTGCGCCGGCCCGGGCTGTTCCGGGTGCCGGGGCTGCCCGAGCAGTTCGCCGGCGTGGCCGACGTGCGCGGCCGCAGCGTGCCGGTGCTCGACCTCGGCCTCGCCATCGCCCACCCCGAGCGCGCCAACGACACACCGGCCTATATGGTGGTTACCGAGTTCAACCGTTCGGTGCAGGGCTTCCTGGTCAGCGAGGTCGAGCGCATCGTCAACATCGCGGTGGAGGACATCCATCCGCCGCCGGACCTCGGTGCCGAGGGCAGCTACCTCACCGCGGTCACCCGCTACCAGGGCGAGCTGATCCAGGTCATCGACGTGGAAAGCGTGCTGGCCGACATCTCGCAGGCACGGATGGACGCGGAGCTGCCGCCGGAATACGCGCTGCCCGCCGACGCCCCGCCGATGCAGGTGCTGGTGGTCGACGACTCGCGCGTGGCCCGCCAGCAGATCCGCAGCGTGCTCGACCAGCTGGGCGTCGGGGTGACCCTGCTGTCCGATGGCCGCCAGGCGCTGGACCATCTATTGCAGCTGCACGCCAGCGGGGAGCCACCCTCGCAGCGCTACGCGATGATCGTGTCCGACATCGAGATGCCGGCGATGGACGGCTATACGCTGACGACGGAGATCCGTCGCCACCCGGGCCTGGCGGATCTGTTCGTGCTGCTGCACACCTCGCTGTCGGGCGTGTTCAACACCTCGATGGTGCAGAGCGTGGGCGCCAACGCCTTCGTCGCCAAGTACAGCCCGCACGAGCTTGCCGAGTACGTGCTCAAGCGGCTGAACGAGGTCGCCGCCAGCGCGGGCGGCCGCCGGGTCGCCTGA
- the flgA gene encoding flagellar basal body P-ring formation chaperone FlgA, which produces MPMLCLLGLLPASAAWGSAGFQPVESIRAAALTAAGGGEGTDATLDPALRMPRCAQPLEARMTGAGTAEVACPSGWRLFVPVRVHRSQTVLVLSRSVASGQPITADVFSAEQRDATRIAGAAIADPVDAVGRVARRTLSAGSVLTANDLVAPRLVRRGDTIALVSRRGGVEVRMVGRALGDAGEHERVSVENLSSRRIVQGTVDPDGDVLVSR; this is translated from the coding sequence CTGCCCATGCTGTGCCTGCTCGGCCTCCTGCCTGCGTCCGCGGCCTGGGGCTCGGCCGGCTTCCAGCCCGTGGAGTCGATCCGCGCCGCTGCGCTCACGGCGGCCGGCGGCGGCGAGGGGACCGATGCCACGCTCGATCCCGCACTGCGCATGCCGCGGTGTGCGCAGCCGCTGGAGGCACGCATGACCGGTGCCGGCACCGCCGAGGTCGCGTGCCCCTCGGGCTGGCGGCTGTTCGTGCCGGTCCGCGTGCATCGCAGCCAGACCGTGCTGGTGCTGTCGCGCAGCGTGGCTTCAGGCCAGCCGATCACGGCCGATGTCTTCAGCGCCGAGCAGCGCGATGCCACCCGCATCGCCGGTGCCGCGATTGCCGATCCGGTGGACGCGGTGGGCCGGGTGGCACGACGTACGCTGTCCGCGGGCAGCGTGCTCACCGCGAACGACCTGGTCGCCCCACGGCTGGTCCGTCGCGGCGACACCATCGCCCTGGTCTCGCGCCGGGGCGGGGTGGAGGTGCGGATGGTTGGTCGTGCACTCGGTGATGCCGGCGAGCACGAGCGCGTCAGCGTCGAGAACCTGTCGTCGCGCCGCATCGTGCAGGGCACCGTGGACCCGGACGGCGACGTGCTGGTGAGCCGGTGA
- the flgM gene encoding flagellar biosynthesis anti-sigma factor FlgM, protein MTQKIDGLPAAAVRGTAPALGQVARAGDARKAVEAPAAVDSLRLTGEATGLQALQRDLSTRPAVDETRVQAVREALASGSYRIDPEAIASRMLELDSQLAG, encoded by the coding sequence ATGACCCAGAAGATTGATGGATTGCCCGCCGCAGCGGTGCGCGGCACCGCCCCGGCCCTCGGCCAGGTCGCCCGTGCCGGCGATGCCCGCAAGGCCGTCGAGGCGCCCGCCGCCGTCGACAGCCTGCGCCTGACCGGCGAGGCCACCGGCCTGCAGGCCCTGCAGCGCGACCTCTCCACCCGCCCCGCGGTCGACGAGACGCGCGTGCAGGCCGTACGCGAGGCGCTGGCCTCGGGCAGCTACCGGATCGACCCGGAAGCGATCGCCTCGCGCATGCTCGAGCTGGACTCGCAGCTCGCCGGCTGA
- a CDS encoding flagellar protein FlgN, translated as MSAAQASLERLATALADEREALIGHDVEALMRSTREKLTALRELEATTDSEVAGPLAELAELNRANGALLARRRREVNWALRHLGRVESTPAYDAHGRAEQARHSRELAVA; from the coding sequence ATGTCCGCCGCACAGGCCAGCCTCGAGCGCCTTGCCACCGCGCTCGCCGACGAACGCGAGGCGCTGATCGGCCACGACGTCGAGGCGCTGATGCGCTCCACGCGCGAGAAGCTCACCGCGCTGCGCGAGCTCGAGGCCACGACCGACAGCGAGGTCGCCGGCCCGCTGGCGGAACTGGCGGAGCTCAACCGCGCCAACGGTGCGCTGCTCGCGCGCCGCCGCCGCGAGGTGAACTGGGCGCTGCGTCATCTCGGGCGCGTCGAAAGTACACCGGCCTACGATGCCCACGGCCGTGCCGAGCAGGCCCGGCATTCGCGCGAACTGGCGGTCGCCTGA
- a CDS encoding ATP-binding protein, with amino-acid sequence MPVPNPTPLPPAILDEALARVQEGVLVYGRDGTLVHANPAAQVLYRSHPLYSGAAPRIEDLLPPHAVPHAREHGRWNDYLPFGEGRVLAAWLDVLPDGEHTLLLLQDPGLVRDSDQELLRRHAELNVRLTAAQEQLLQAEKMASIGQLAAGVAHEINNPIGYVHSNLGSLQEYLSNLFALVDAYDRALASPDPATQRQEIDATREQLDIDFISRDLPQLLTECRQGIERVTRIVKDLKDFSRSDRDHSWKLADLHAGLDSTLNIVWNELRYKATLDKQYGTLPMIECLQSELNQVFMNLLLNAGQAIEERGVITLRTGAADGMVWVEVGDDGSGIPPDVQQRIFDPFFTTKPVGKGTGLGLSISYGIVAKHHGRIEVDSRPGEGSRFRVVLPTRQPKPKL; translated from the coding sequence ATCCCAGTTCCGAATCCCACACCTCTTCCCCCGGCCATCCTCGACGAGGCGCTGGCACGCGTGCAGGAAGGGGTGCTCGTCTACGGTCGCGACGGCACGCTGGTGCACGCCAACCCGGCAGCGCAGGTGCTCTACCGCTCGCATCCGCTGTATTCGGGTGCCGCGCCACGCATCGAGGATCTCCTGCCGCCGCACGCCGTGCCGCACGCACGCGAGCACGGGCGCTGGAACGACTACCTGCCGTTCGGCGAGGGCCGTGTGCTGGCCGCGTGGCTGGACGTGCTGCCCGACGGCGAGCACACCCTGCTGCTGCTGCAGGACCCGGGCCTGGTACGCGACAGCGACCAGGAGCTGCTGCGCCGGCATGCCGAGCTCAACGTGCGCCTGACCGCCGCCCAGGAACAGCTGCTGCAGGCCGAAAAGATGGCGTCGATCGGCCAGCTCGCCGCGGGCGTGGCGCACGAGATCAACAACCCGATCGGTTACGTGCACTCCAACCTGGGCAGCCTGCAGGAATACCTCAGCAACCTGTTCGCGCTGGTGGATGCCTACGACCGGGCGCTGGCCTCGCCGGACCCGGCCACCCAGCGGCAGGAGATCGACGCCACCCGCGAGCAGCTCGACATCGACTTCATCAGCCGTGACCTGCCGCAGCTGCTGACCGAATGTCGGCAGGGCATCGAGCGCGTCACCCGCATCGTCAAGGACCTCAAGGACTTCTCGCGCTCCGACCGCGACCATTCCTGGAAGCTCGCCGACCTGCATGCCGGGCTCGACTCCACCCTCAACATCGTCTGGAACGAGCTGCGCTACAAGGCGACGCTGGACAAGCAGTACGGCACGCTGCCGATGATCGAGTGCCTGCAGTCCGAGTTGAACCAGGTCTTCATGAACCTGCTGCTCAATGCCGGCCAGGCGATCGAGGAGCGCGGTGTGATCACCCTGCGCACCGGCGCCGCCGACGGCATGGTGTGGGTGGAGGTCGGCGACGACGGCAGCGGCATTCCGCCCGACGTCCAGCAGCGCATCTTCGATCCGTTCTTCACCACCAAGCCGGTCGGCAAGGGCACCGGCCTGGGGCTGTCGATCTCCTACGGCATCGTGGCCAAGCACCACGGCCGCATCGAGGTCGACAGCAGGCCGGGCGAGGGCAGTCGCTTCCGCGTGGTGCTGCCGACCCGCCAGCCCAAACCCAAGCTCTGA
- a CDS encoding EAL domain-containing protein produces the protein MRNTDPDAPPPLPRLGAGHPELAALVDAARQGGTPLVLLHVDIDHFASINQNMGVEVGDIALETVGERLRTLIDGRGHVWRHGSDEFVVALPDAQASVVTAQALAQQLIATIEQPLTVLPYTLFLGAKVGISLCPQHGSDASQLLQLAETAVRRASHVVHDPVQVHAAPALDRAQSESTIARQIVDALPNRELRLRFQPMISARDGRIVGMEALIRWQSPVLGLLLPERFLPIAERLGVIVQIGDWMLERVIEQCKLWREQGFDDFFVGVNVSTLQLLEPDFVDRLLARMQHATLPNSAILLEINESALSTNTQAVYQAIAALRHEGVGLTLDNFGTGNASLGALVRYPADILKIDRSFINAAPAGSRETAIVRAMIAMGHQLGMKVIANGVETEAQLGFLRRADCDIFQGYLFGEAMSAEAAGQALRRRYLRAELFAATTTDRTLLLVDDEENVLRALVRLFRRDGYRILAAGNVRDAFGLLATNEVQVILSDQRMSEMDGTEFLGRVKMLYPDTIRLVLSGYTDLATVTDAINRGAIYRFLTKPWDDAELREHIRQAFRTHDTQRNREASPQA, from the coding sequence ATGCGAAATACCGATCCGGATGCGCCACCTCCCCTGCCTCGTCTGGGTGCCGGCCATCCCGAACTGGCGGCACTGGTCGATGCCGCACGCCAGGGCGGCACGCCGCTGGTGCTGCTGCACGTCGATATCGACCACTTCGCCTCGATCAACCAGAACATGGGCGTCGAGGTCGGCGATATCGCGCTGGAGACCGTTGGCGAACGGCTGAGGACGCTGATCGACGGCCGTGGCCATGTCTGGCGCCACGGCAGCGACGAGTTCGTGGTGGCGCTGCCCGATGCGCAGGCGTCGGTGGTGACTGCGCAGGCGCTCGCCCAGCAGCTGATCGCCACGATCGAGCAGCCGCTGACGGTGCTGCCCTACACGCTGTTCCTCGGCGCCAAGGTCGGCATCAGCCTGTGCCCGCAGCACGGCAGCGATGCCTCGCAGCTGCTGCAGCTGGCCGAGACCGCGGTCCGCCGCGCCTCGCACGTGGTGCACGACCCGGTGCAGGTGCACGCGGCACCGGCGCTCGACCGCGCGCAGAGCGAGAGCACGATCGCGCGGCAGATCGTCGACGCCCTGCCCAACCGCGAGCTGCGCCTGCGCTTCCAGCCGATGATCAGTGCGCGCGACGGGCGCATCGTCGGCATGGAGGCGCTGATCCGCTGGCAGTCGCCGGTGCTCGGCCTGCTGTTGCCGGAGCGGTTCCTGCCGATCGCCGAGCGACTCGGCGTGATCGTGCAGATCGGCGACTGGATGCTCGAGCGGGTGATCGAGCAGTGCAAGCTGTGGCGCGAGCAGGGCTTCGACGACTTCTTCGTCGGCGTCAACGTCTCGACACTGCAGCTGCTCGAGCCAGATTTCGTCGACCGCCTGCTGGCGCGCATGCAGCACGCCACGCTGCCGAATTCGGCAATCCTGCTGGAGATCAACGAAAGCGCGCTCAGCACCAACACCCAGGCGGTCTACCAGGCCATCGCCGCGCTGCGCCACGAGGGCGTGGGCCTGACCCTGGACAACTTCGGCACCGGCAATGCGAGCCTCGGCGCGCTGGTGCGTTACCCGGCCGACATCCTCAAGATCGACCGCAGCTTCATCAATGCCGCGCCGGCAGGCAGCCGCGAGACGGCGATCGTGCGCGCGATGATCGCGATGGGCCACCAGCTCGGCATGAAGGTGATCGCCAACGGCGTGGAAACCGAGGCGCAGCTGGGGTTCCTGCGACGTGCCGACTGCGACATCTTCCAGGGCTATCTGTTCGGCGAGGCGATGAGCGCAGAAGCCGCGGGCCAGGCGCTGCGCCGGCGCTACCTGCGCGCGGAACTGTTCGCGGCCACCACCACCGACCGCACCCTGCTGCTGGTCGACGACGAGGAGAACGTGCTGCGTGCGCTGGTGCGGCTGTTCCGCCGCGATGGCTACCGCATCCTCGCCGCGGGCAACGTGCGCGACGCGTTCGGGCTGCTGGCCACCAACGAGGTGCAGGTGATCCTGTCCGACCAGCGCATGTCGGAGATGGACGGCACCGAGTTCCTGGGACGGGTGAAGATGCTCTACCCCGACACCATCCGCCTGGTGCTCTCGGGCTATACCGACCTGGCCACGGTGACCGATGCGATCAACCGCGGCGCGATCTACCGCTTCCTGACCAAGCCCTGGGACGACGCCGAGCTGCGCGAGCACATCCGCCAGGCCTTCCGCACCCACGACACCCAGCGCAACCGCGAGGCGTCGCCGCAGGCCTGA